The nucleotide window TCCAATGGGTTACGGCGGTCCTCACGCAGCTTTCTTTGCAACCAAAGAAGAATACAAACGTTCTATGCCGGGACGTATCATTGGGGTTTCTATCGATGCGAACGGAAACCGTGCTTTGCGTATGGCTTTGGGAACTCGTGAACAACATATCAAACGTGAAAAAGCAACTTCAAACATTTGTACCGCTCAGGTTTTACTTGCAGTTATGGCCGGTATGTATGCTGTGTATCACGGGCCAAAAGGATTACGATACATCGCCAACAAAGTTCATGCTTCTGCAGTTACAACTTCTGAAGCTTTAAATAAATTAGGCGTTTACCAAACCAACTCAGCTTTCTTTGATACGATTTTGGTTAAAGCCGATGCTCAAAAAGTAAAAGCCATTGCCGAAAGAAATGAGGTAAACTTCTTCTATGTTGATGCCGAAACGATTTCAATTTCGTTGAACGAAACGACTTCAATTGCAGACATCAACCAAATCATTTCCATTTTTGCGGAAGCGACAGGAAAAGAAACTTTCACCGTTTCAGAACTTGCAACAGCTTCTCAATTACCGGCTTCGTTAGAAAGAACTTCTTCTTTCTTAACGCATGATGTATTCAACAACCATCATTCTGAAAGCCAGTTGATGCGCTACATCAAAAAATTAGAACGTAAAGATTTATCGTTAAATCATTCGATGATTTCATTGGGTTCTTGTACGATGAAATTAAACGCTGCTTCCGAAATGTTGCCTTTATCAATGCCAAACTGGAACAGTATTCACCCTTTTGCACCAATAGAACAAGCTGAAGGTTACATTACCATGCTTAAAAAATTAGAGGAACAATTAAACGTAATTACAGGATTTTCCGGAACTACTTTGCAACCCAACTCGGGAGCACAAGGCGAATATGCAGGCTTAATGGCCATCCGCGCTTATCATATTTCACGTGGCGAAGGATACCGTAATGTATGTTTGATTCCGGCTTCGGCTCACGGAACCAATCCGGCTTCGGCGGCTATGGCGGGAATGAAAATCATTGTTACCAAAACTACTCCCGAAGGAAATATTGACGTTGAAGATTTAAGTGAAAAAGCCATTGAACACAAAGACGATTTATCTTGCCTGATGGTAACTTACCCTTCGACTCACGGAGTTTACGAATCTTCGATTATCGAAGTCACAAAACTAATTCACGAAAACGGAGGATTAGTATATATGGACGGTGCCAATATGAACGCCCAAGTAGGCTTGACAAACCCTGCCACTATCGGTGCTGATGTTTGTCACTTAAACTTACACAAAACATTCGCAATTCCTCACGGAGGTGGCGGACCTGGTGTTGGGCCAATTTGTGTAAATGAAAAATTAGTTCCGTTTTTGCCAACAAACCCAATTCTAAATGTAGGCGGAGAGCAAGCAATTACGGCAATTTCCTCAGCTCCTTATGGATCTGCTTTGGTATGTTTGATTTCTTACGGATACATCACAATGATGGGTGCCGATGGATTAAAAAGCGCTACCGAGCACGCCATTTTGAATGCCAATTATATGAAATCCCGTTTCGAGGGGCATTACCCAATTCTTTATACCGGAGAATGCGGAAGAGCCGCTCACGAAATGATTTTGGATTGTCGTTCGTTCAAAGAAAACGGAATCGAAGTTGGCGATATCGCCAAACGTTTGATGGATTACGGCTTCCACGCACCAACAGTTTCTTTCCCGGTTGCCGGAACATTAATGATTGAACCAACCGAGTCTGAAGATTTGGCCGAATTAGACCGTTTCTGTGATGCGCTTATCGCCATTCGAAAAGAAATCGAAACAGCCTCTGCAGATGACAAAAACAACGTTTTAAAAAATGCGCCTCATACATTAACAATGTTAACTGCCGACACTTGGAATTTCCCATACAGCAGAGAAACAGCCGCTTATCCATTAGAATATATTGCCGATAACAAATTCTGGCCATCTGTTCGTCGTGTAGACGATGCGTATGGTGACAGAAACTTGGTTTGTTCCTGCGCACCTATCGAAGCGTATATGGAGAGTTAATATTTTATATTGCAGATTACATAAAACCCTTTCAGTATTAAATCTGAAAGGGTTTTCTTTTGCTTATCAAAAAAACTGCGACAATCTGCATGAAAAAAATATCAAAATAATAAGGAGCAGACGTTTTCCACTTCGATTCACCACACTCCTGCTGTCCGCTATAGTCCCGATTTAGAAAACTGCAGCAAAAAAGCCTTGTTTTCTAAATCGGGAGCTGTCGCTTCCATCAGGGCTAGTTTACAGCTTTTGTTCTTAAAACCTCTTTTCTCAAAAACCATCAATTTCAAACAAATTTTTACTTTCAATTTCACCCCAAAAATCAAGGATTAAAAAGGTTTTTTATTTTTTATAACAAAAAACAGTCACTTTGTTATTAATAATAATTCAAAAAATATAGGTCTGGTTTTTGCGATATTCAATAAAATATATTCGATATTTTTACAACACGTTCAATATTTCATAATTATATGCATGCATAGCAAATAATTTGTGATTTATACATTTATTATAATTAATTTAGCCAAAATATATTTGGCGAATATCATAAAATGAAAATAAAAATAACTGGAATAGGAAGCTACATTCCTGAGAAAAATATAAGCAACACCGACTTTGGCGATCACGTTTTCCTAAACGAAGACGGGACTCCATTTGCATATCCAAACGAAGTGGTTATTACCAAATTCAAAGGAATTACAGGAATCGAAAAAAGAAGATATGCCGAAGATCATTTTACCGCTTCGGACTTAGCCTTTTTTGCTTCTCAAAAAGCAATCGAAAACGCAGGAATAGACCCTGAAACTCTTGATTATATCATTTTTGCACACAATTTTGGCGATGTAAAACACGGAACGGTTCAATCGGATATCATACCTAGTTTAGCCACAAGAGTAAAACATCAACTGCAAATAAAAAACCCAAAATGTGTGGCCTACGACATCCTCTTTGGTTGTCCGGGATGGATTGAAGGGGTATTGCAAGCCAATGCATTCATAAAATCAGGCATGGCAAAAAGATGCCTTGTCATAGGAGGCGAAACCTTATCCCGCGTTGTAGATGCACACGATAGAG belongs to Flavobacterium gilvum and includes:
- the gcvP gene encoding aminomethyl-transferring glycine dehydrogenase, whose amino-acid sequence is MKTDAFALRHIGPNETDLQHMLKTIGVESIDQLIYETLPDDIRLKAPLNLDPAMTEYEFANHIQQLGNKNKVFKSYIGLGYHPTIIPAPIQRNIFENPGWYTAYTPYQAEIAQGRLEAILNFQTVVTELSGMEIANASLLDEGTAAAEAMALLFDVRTRDQKKNNTNKFFVSEEILPQTLSVLQTRSTPIGIELVVGNHETFDFSNEFFGAILQYPGKYGQVNDYSAFIAKAKENEIKVAVAADILSLATLTSPGEMGAAVVVGTTQRFGIPMGYGGPHAAFFATKEEYKRSMPGRIIGVSIDANGNRALRMALGTREQHIKREKATSNICTAQVLLAVMAGMYAVYHGPKGLRYIANKVHASAVTTSEALNKLGVYQTNSAFFDTILVKADAQKVKAIAERNEVNFFYVDAETISISLNETTSIADINQIISIFAEATGKETFTVSELATASQLPASLERTSSFLTHDVFNNHHSESQLMRYIKKLERKDLSLNHSMISLGSCTMKLNAASEMLPLSMPNWNSIHPFAPIEQAEGYITMLKKLEEQLNVITGFSGTTLQPNSGAQGEYAGLMAIRAYHISRGEGYRNVCLIPASAHGTNPASAAMAGMKIIVTKTTPEGNIDVEDLSEKAIEHKDDLSCLMVTYPSTHGVYESSIIEVTKLIHENGGLVYMDGANMNAQVGLTNPATIGADVCHLNLHKTFAIPHGGGGPGVGPICVNEKLVPFLPTNPILNVGGEQAITAISSAPYGSALVCLISYGYITMMGADGLKSATEHAILNANYMKSRFEGHYPILYTGECGRAAHEMILDCRSFKENGIEVGDIAKRLMDYGFHAPTVSFPVAGTLMIEPTESEDLAELDRFCDALIAIRKEIETASADDKNNVLKNAPHTLTMLTADTWNFPYSRETAAYPLEYIADNKFWPSVRRVDDAYGDRNLVCSCAPIEAYMES